GCAGTACTGCAGTACGTCGGAAAGCAAACCGCTTTTGCTGCAAAAACACAAACCCCTGGCAGAGACTCAGTGGACAGCGACCGCCGGGAAAGATGCGCGTTTCGGACATAGGGCACCTGGGCATGGCGCTCGGCCGGAATAGCCGACAGCGATCACAGATGCAGAAGCATCCGGCTGTTGCCCAAGGTGTTCGGTTTCACCCGTTCGAGACCGAGGAACTCCGCCACACCCTCGTCATAGGAACGCAGGAGCTCGGCGTACACCTCGGTGTCGACAGGAGTCTCACCGATCTCCACGAAGCCGTGCTTGGCGAAGAAGCCGACTTCGAAGGTGAGACAGAAAACCCGCCGAACGCCGAGCCACCGGGCGGTCTGCAGCAACTTCTCCAGCAGTTGGTGACCCACCCCGAGGCCCTTGACCGTCGGGTTCACGGCGAGAGTGCGGACTTCCGCGAGGTCTTCCCACATGACGTGCAGCGCACCGCAGCCGACGACCTCGGCGTTGTCGTCGCGTTCCGCGACCCAGAACTCCTGGATGTCCTCGTAAAGAGTGACCGTGGGTTTGTCGAGGAGGATGCGGCGGCGCACGTTCGCGTCAAGGAGCCGGCGTACGGCCGCGACATCGCTGGTCCTGGCCCGCCGGACGGTGAGGGCTTTTGCGGCGACTTCGGGATGCTGTGCCGGAAGATCTGCTGGAACCTCTGCGGGATGCTCTGCTGGCATGAGCGGACGCTATCGCCCGGAGCCGTCCTCGTGGGCGG
The window above is part of the Streptomyces sp. NBC_01428 genome. Proteins encoded here:
- a CDS encoding amino-acid N-acetyltransferase, giving the protein MPAEHPAEVPADLPAQHPEVAAKALTVRRARTSDVAAVRRLLDANVRRRILLDKPTVTLYEDIQEFWVAERDDNAEVVGCGALHVMWEDLAEVRTLAVNPTVKGLGVGHQLLEKLLQTARWLGVRRVFCLTFEVGFFAKHGFVEIGETPVDTEVYAELLRSYDEGVAEFLGLERVKPNTLGNSRMLLHL